The Toxoplasma gondii ME49 chromosome III, whole genome shotgun sequence genome includes a window with the following:
- a CDS encoding hypothetical protein (encoded by transcript TGME49_252410): MRIDALRLRARFRKKRLYTHGGFRGSRVSGNERPASFLRFLFPLSVQSLIAHLQRRLSAATLSDQGPLPSQSATVSVRCGGSSRRPCFLFSPECGCAALECTHRPALPPLPVSDHSRLPPLCVSRILLTFLCLEEANGLCPQSTWTCVVYAFSRGVPLSSSRGFSL; the protein is encoded by the coding sequence atgcgcatcgaCGCCCTGCGACTCCGCGCGCGGTTTCGCAAGAAGCGACTCTACACTCACGGCGGATTTCGCGGCAGTCGAGTTTCTGGAAACGAAAGACCTGCGTCGTTTCTGAgattcctgtttcctctctctgtccagtCGCTGATCGCCCACCTACAGCGTCGTCTGTCGGCTGCGACGCTCTCCGACCAGGGTCCGCTGCCGTCTCAGTCCGCTACCGTCTCAGTCCGCTGCGGCGGGAGCTCGCGTCGaccttgttttctcttctcgccagaATGCGGCTGTGCCGCTCTTGAGTGTACGCACAGACCAGCTTTGCCgcctcttcctgtctctgatCATTCGCGGCTTCCTCCACTTTGTGTCTCGAGGATTTTACTCACTTTCTTGTGTCTGGAGGAAGCAAACGGCCTCTGCCCACAATCGACGTGGACCTGCGTCGTCTACGCTTTTTCTCGTGGGGTGCCTCTGAGCTCGTCAAgaggtttctctctttga
- a CDS encoding HIT zinc finger protein (encoded by transcript TGME49_252400) produces the protein MADGASAQTVESQPATESPAASAVYAGPSERLCVVCQSKEGIYRCSRCLRRTCSLACYKAHEKRPGQQREVFRSSSSSACASSSASSSLSSSSSGASAEGGCPLLRSRVDYVALRDFDEKFLLRDFRLVEEAARVVEAAARHWRREADECAHRNRKRRSVHPQHLRALCVSRGIRFLFCPPNFSRRKVNTTRVVQRRSATPKPGQQGQSRHAESTAPQAEKREQERISRTAKSEEGTDPSAEEEAERTAVAGTAEAASHARARGDLDEKGQDDGEKGEQGEEGEEGEEDDEGEDGHEAPVLRAGDSSESKAVVNSGSDSSESKQASPSGRVTKPSTAPAGGKKEESSAIEWRVVFHFRELYVHRVLPAVHEDLPIYQVLAELLDAEGERGMSRDTEGAAEGETESEDDRDGSAASGEKRKKGDSRQEAVAGQKKPRTEKGVQRHTETTASCPSLAKHLARREELVLLLPSVGLSCRRSCSPSSVWPSSPSLPSSSVIIPARKCDRGWTLREALSGTVVVEFPEFFVALPEELSSFDCVQPTAVPPPLASPGEPRGIVAAGFGAPASRRSPAAFGASSADAFVPNSLAGAAGAQPGGSEDAENEGNAEDEDGAEDEGDEEGSGDEELLAQIESLFPSAFGKSLKGHGPEPGFSDFSSAASTLEDASPVSTNAAGGGGGRDRGRRGGRSRGPHSGPKFGRPFGAAHAPASSFPQAALSPHQAVNAPPHPGARPPSSGVQTPEPAGAGAASADGQGNFPGAHAGCGSLGEDGRTFGYHRGGGRGRGRGFWRGGRERRGGRSFRRGQGVKNH, from the exons ATGGCGGACGGCGCCAGCGCCCAGACTGTGGAGTCGCAGCCTGCGACGGAGTCACCCGCCGCTTCGGCTGTCTACGCAGGTCCGTCGGAGAggctctgcgtcgtctgtcAATCCAAGGAAGGCATCTACCGCTGTTCACGGTGCCTCAGACGCAcctgttctctcgcttgctACAAAGCTCACGAAAAACGCCCTGGCCAGCAACGCGAGGTCTTTcggtcgtcgtcttcctctgcctgtgcctcttcctctgcctcttcttctctctcttcgtcttcttctggcgCTTCCGCAGAGGGGGGATGTCCGCTGCTGAGGTCGAGAGTGGACTACGTCGCTCTGCGCGACTTCGACGAAAAGTTCCTTCTCCGCGACTTCCGGCTCGTGGAGGAGGCTGCGCGCGTGGTTGAAGCGGCCGCGAGGCACTGGCGGCGCGAAGCCGATGAGTGTGCTCACCGGAACCGGAAAAG GCGCAGCGTCCATCCGCAGCACTTGCGAGCCTTGTGCGTCTCCCGGGGgattcgctttctcttttgtcCGCCGAATTTCTCTCGAAGAAAAGTAAACACGACGCGCGTTGTCCAGCGACGCAGCGCGACGCCGAAGCCTGGCCAGCAAGGACAGAGTCGCCATGCGGAGTCCACAGCTCcgcaagcagagaaacgcgagcagGAACGGATCTCGAGAACAGcgaaaagtgaagaaggaacggaCCCGTcggcagaggaggaggcagagagaactgcTGTGGCTGGAACAGCTGAAGCAGCGTCGCATGCGAGGGCGCGCGGCGACCTGGACGAGAAAGGAcaggacgacggagagaaaggggaacaaggcgaagaaggcgaagaaggcgaggaagacgacgaaggagaagacggtcACGAAGCGCCAGTCCTCCgcgccggagacagcagcgaaagCAAGGCCGTCGTGAACAGTGGTTCCGACTCTTCTGAGTCGAAACAGGCCTCTCCGTCGGGGCGGGTGACGAAGCCGTCGACTGCGCCGGCGGGAggcaagaaggaggagagcagCGCGATTGAGTGGCGCGTCGTGTTTCACTTCCGCgagctgtatgtacaccgcgtGCTTCCCGCTGTCCACGAAGACTTGCCGATCTACCAAGTTCTGGCGGAGCTGCTCGACGCGGAGGGGGAGCGCGGGATGTCTCGCGACACAGAGGGCGCagcggaaggagaaacggagagcgaagacgacaggGACGGATCGGCCGCGagtggggagaaaagaaagaagggagacagcaggcAGGAGGCTGTGGCTGggcagaagaagccgcgaacGGAGAAGGGAGTGCAGCGccacacagagacgacggcgTCATGTCCCTCTCTCGCGAAACATCtcgcgaggcgagaggaactcgttctcctcctcccctccGTTGGACTGTCCTGCAGACGGTCGTGTAGCCCTTCGAGCGTCTggccctcttctccttcgcttccttccaGCTCGGTGATCATTCCAGCTCGGAAATGCGACAGAGGCTGGACTCTTCGAGAGGCCTTGAGCGGCACCGTCGTCGTCGAG TTTCCCGAGTTCTTCGTCGCACTTCCAGAAGAGCTCTCCAGTTTTGACTG CGTGCAGCCGACCGCGGTGCCGCCGCCGCTCGCCTCGCCGGGGGAACCGCGTGGAATTGTCGCTGCTGGGTTCGGCGCGCCTGCGTCACGACGGTCTCCCGCGGCCTTCGGCGCGTCCTCTGCCGACGCGTTTGTGCCAAACTCGTTAGCAGGCGCTGCTGGAGCCCAGCCTGGGGGAtctgaagacgcagagaacgaggggaacgcagaggacgaggatggtgcagaggacgagggggacgaggagggaagcggagacgaagagttGTTGGCTCAGATTGAGTCGCTCTTCCCATCTGCCTTTGGGAAAAGCCTCAAAGGCCATGGGCCTGAACCTGGCTTCTCGGACTTTTCCTCGGCTGCCTCGACCCTAGAAGACGCCTCTCCGGTCTCTACAAACGCCGCAGGTGGAGGCGGAGGGAGAGACCGAGGCcgacgaggagggagaagtcGAGGTCCGCATTCTGGACCGAAATTTGGGCGGCCGTTCGgcgctgcgcatgcgccagCCTCTTCCTTCCCACAAGCTGCCTTGTCGCCTCACCAAGCGGTCAACGCCCCGCCGCACCCTGGCGCGCGTCCTCCATcttcaggtgtacagacaccggagCCAGCCGGCGCTGGAGCTGCGTCGGCAGATGGCCAGGGCAACTTTCCTGGCGCGCATGCGGGATGCGGCTCGCTGGGAGAGGACGGGAGAACGTTCGGTTACCACAGAGGCGGCGgtcgaggcagaggaagaggattCTGGAGAGGGGgacgagagcggagaggaggacgaagcTTTCGAAGAGGACAAGGCGTTAAAAACCACTAA
- the PMRT3 gene encoding histone arginine methyltransferase PRMT3 (encoded by transcript TGME49_252420~Gene product name based on ToxoDB Community Expert Annotation.): MAEAASHSRRLAEAKAPLEGKSMPEIHGETPDARENWRSSPEAFEARRQFFASLGLVDGCDEREREPTGSEAEEATDRSDADPEQEDEDEEGDEEEGDGESCLPPVLCLFCLFASRDLRCLLTHMHAQHGLNLAEPRGQWHPSRRAPSPSASSAAASSARDHAASELPDLHAYYRIALINYLRSLGPSSEERLHSCAEAARGTAPDRAFLEDSREKQAAAFARVTEAFLALRGDSPCWREEAFLQPVWAEDRLLWEEADCTSDDESEDETEAERENGPRAKDGSRQGASRGKEEQQLTTLKRRKEGLCGGKSEDCREAKAICEDGPQPQENTSEEDRQYFAGYAELSIHREMIGDTARTEAYRDFILQNRDLFADKVVLDVGCGTGILSLFCAQAGARKVIGVDGAAGIARVAEKIVKANRFDHIVQVVNAKIEDVVLVWAGDSGEKVEAMPRELFLAAPSRRKVQVDVIVSEWMGYCLLFESMLYTVFHARDEYLKPDGLLVPSRAVMGVFGADCDSRLRAMRGLSFDKPIYGLDFSLLHLPDAFLLRHAEVAELSPDCLLSEPSPFCLIDLYSATTEQVQALRAPFSVDLTRRPSHRSFPSSSSSSSALAAVACPTLTTLLVYFECFFERTREGRAGDAPISFFAGPQSFGTAQNLKVAAATTGGDTRSSGAAGEPATREKRAGFVCLSTSPLSPGTHWKQTLLHLRDANGNGVALTPRWAVSTTEEAAVSEEKSEKRTSGESGARQRAAVDTLEGFLSLNPDPERSRSLVLTVEMQRLPCQGESGEISVGPCVNSFSVA, from the exons ATGGCGGAAGCAGCTTCACACTCGCGGCGCCTtgcggaggcgaaggcccCCCTGGAGGGGAAGAGCATGCCGGAGATACATGGGGAAACGCCGGACGCGCGGGAGAACTGGCGTTCGTCTCCAGAGGCGTTcgaggcgcggagacagttcTTCGCCAGTCTCGGCCTCGTGGACGGgtgcgacgagagagagcgagagccgACCGGCTCCGAGgccgaggaagcgacagacaggAGCGACGCAGACCCAGAGCAAGaggatgaagacgaagaaggagatgaagaagagggagacggagagagttGTCTGCcgcctgttctctgtctgttctgcTTGTTCGCGTCGCGAGATCTCAGGTGTCTCCTGAcccacatgcatgcacaacaCGGACTGAATCTCGCAGAGCCTCGCGGCCAGTGGCACCCGAGCAGAAGagctccttctccctctgcttcgtccgccgctgcgtcgtctgcgCGCGACCATGCGGCGTCGGAATTGCCggatctgcatgcgtactACCGGATCGCGTTGATCAACTACTTGCGCAGTCTCGGTCCGTCCTCTGAAGAGCGGCTGCACAGCTGTGCGGAGGCGGCGCGAGGAACGGCGCCGGACCGGGCGTTTCTCGAGGACTCccgggagaagcaggcagCTGCGTTCGCGCGCGTGACGGAGGCTTTCCTGGCGCTCCGCGGCGATTCCCCCTgctggcgagaagaagcgtttcTCCAGCCGGTCTGGGCAGAGGATCGCCTGCTCTGGGAGGAGGCGGACTGCACCTCCGACGACGAGTCcgaggacgaaacagaagctgaaagagaaaacggtcCAAGAGCCAAAGATGGAAGCAGACAAGGTGCAAGCCGAGGGAAGGAGGAACAACAGTTGACGACAttgaagagacgaaaggaaggGTTGTGTggaggaaaaagcgaagactgtcgagaggcgaaagcgaTCTGCGAGGACGGACCACAGCCGCAAGAAAACACCTctgaggaagacagacagTATTTTGCTGGCTACGCCGAGCTGTCTATACACCGCGAAATGATAGGCGACACAGCGAGAACTGAAGCGTATCGCGACTTCATTCTGCAGAATCGAG acttGTTCGCGGATAAAGTCGTCCTCGACGTCGGCTGCGGCACCGGCATCTTGAGTCTGTTTTGCGCGCAAGCGGGAGCACGCAAA GTGATTGGCGTCGATGGCGCAGCGGGGATTGCGCGCGTTGCGGAGAAGATTGTGAAGGCGAATCGATTTGATCACATCGTCCAAGTGGTGAATGCCAAG attGAAGACGTCGTCTTGGTGTGGGCAGGCGACAGCGGCGAGAAAGTCGAGGCG ATGCCCCGAGAGCTCTTCCTGGCAGCGccgtcgaggagaaaggtGCAGGTGGACGTCATCGTCTCGGAGTGGATGGGATACTGCCTCCTCTTTGAGTCGATGCTGTACACAGTGTTCCACGCTCGAGATGA ATACCTCAAGCCGGACGGATTGTTGGTGCCGAGTCGAGCAGTGATGGGC GTCTTCGGTGCGGACTGCGACTCCAGGCTTCGCGCGATGCGCGGCCTGTCGTTCGACAAGCCGATCTACGGCCTTgacttttctctgctgcacctgccagacgcgtttcttcttcgacatGCAGAAGTTGCGGAACTTTCTCCCGACTGCTTGCTGTCGGAACCTTCTCCCTTTTGCCTCATCGATCTGTACAGCGCGACGACCGAGCAAGTGCAGGCTCTGCGCGCGCCTTTCTCG GTCGACCTGACTCGGCGCCCTTCTCACCGCTCTTtcccctcgtcttcctcgtcctcgtctgcgCTCGCGGCTGTCGCCTGCCCTACCTTGACGACCCTCCTGGTTTACTTCGAGTGCTTCTTCGAGCGAACGCGCGAAGGCCGCGCGGGAGACGCGCCGATCTCCTTTTTCGCGGGGCCTCAATCCTTTGGAACGGCGCAAAACCTGAAGGTCGCGGCGGCGACCACCGGTGGAGACACTCGCAGTTCGGGCGCCGCCGGAGAGCCggcgacaagagaaaaacgcgcaggtttcgtctgtctctcgacgTCTCCTCTAAGTCCAGGCACACACTGGAAGCAGACGCTGCTCCACCTCAGG gaCGCCAACGGAAACGGCGTCGCGCTCACGCCTCGTTGGGCTGTGAGTACcacggaggaggcggcggtgagcgaagagaagagcgagaaacgaacgTCAGGCGAAAGcggcgcgagacagagagcagctgTCGATACACTCGAGGGCTTCTTGAGCCTCAATCCAGACCCCGAACGAAGTCGCAGTCTCGTCCTCACAGTGGAGATGCAACGTTTGCCCTGTCaaggagaaagtggagagatcAGCGTTGGCCCCTGCGTCAAttccttctctgtggcgtag